A stretch of the Synechocystis sp. PCC 7338 genome encodes the following:
- a CDS encoding M23 family metallopeptidase, with amino-acid sequence MQSQWKVKDLKSKPSRDYSLYNLSLGGLILLGGLIWSLPGSTTGNLEVEGSGSAPIATPAPPPTPVKASTPVQSKSTPAPAPAATKPATPKLAAPTILPPAPVSSQPAQIRQGLQKNSYIDAAPQGTAAAPNLPTRTEVEFIPRSGQQAPLNTRYPAANRSNTNRAPVARQQSSPVNPPTAIAPRRQRINARNTTPTNNSVAPLNPLNIQPKISSLAIGQPVGSNQVFSLDPMANRGIQIALAPLPEYSRATGLYSPQGQPGQGTDLMFPVAGVNPITSAFGWRIHPISGQGRMHNGTDIGAPMGTPVLAAYDGIVEAAQWSGGYGLMVTLRHLDGTQESRYAHLSEAFVQSGQQVARGEVIGRVGSTGFSTGPHLHFEWRHLTNDGWVAVDAGPHLEAALANLMAAQKYAQSQADLQSQS; translated from the coding sequence ATGCAGTCCCAATGGAAGGTGAAAGACCTAAAAAGTAAGCCCAGCCGAGATTACAGCCTCTACAACCTGTCCCTAGGTGGTCTTATCCTCCTTGGTGGTTTGATCTGGTCTTTACCCGGTAGCACTACGGGAAATTTGGAAGTGGAGGGCTCAGGCTCAGCCCCCATTGCGACTCCCGCCCCTCCCCCTACCCCAGTAAAGGCGTCAACTCCGGTGCAAAGTAAATCTACTCCGGCTCCCGCTCCGGCGGCCACAAAACCGGCAACTCCCAAACTGGCGGCACCGACCATTTTGCCCCCAGCCCCCGTATCCAGCCAACCGGCCCAGATACGTCAAGGTTTGCAAAAGAATAGTTACATCGACGCTGCTCCCCAGGGCACTGCGGCGGCCCCCAACTTGCCCACTCGGACGGAGGTGGAGTTCATTCCCCGCTCTGGGCAACAGGCTCCCCTCAACACCCGTTATCCCGCCGCCAATCGCAGTAACACCAATCGCGCCCCCGTGGCCCGTCAGCAGTCCAGTCCGGTTAATCCCCCCACGGCGATCGCCCCCCGTCGCCAGAGGATCAATGCCCGCAATACGACTCCCACTAATAACTCCGTTGCTCCCCTCAATCCCCTCAATATTCAACCCAAAATTAGTTCCCTGGCGATCGGGCAACCAGTGGGATCTAATCAGGTTTTCAGTCTTGATCCCATGGCTAATCGGGGCATTCAAATTGCCCTAGCTCCGCTACCGGAATATAGCAGGGCCACGGGATTGTACTCTCCCCAGGGCCAGCCTGGCCAAGGCACAGATCTGATGTTCCCCGTTGCCGGTGTTAATCCCATTACCTCCGCCTTTGGTTGGCGAATTCACCCCATCAGTGGCCAAGGGCGTATGCACAATGGCACTGACATCGGTGCTCCCATGGGCACTCCGGTGCTCGCGGCCTATGACGGCATAGTGGAAGCGGCCCAATGGTCCGGCGGCTATGGTTTGATGGTGACCCTACGCCACTTAGATGGAACCCAGGAATCCCGTTATGCCCACCTATCAGAAGCCTTTGTACAAAGCGGACAACAGGTGGCTCGGGGTGAAGTGATCGGCCGAGTTGGTAGCACTGGGTTCTCCACTGGGCCCCATTTACACTTTGAATGGCGACACTTGACTAACGATGGTTGGGTAGCAGTTGACGCTGGCCCCCATTTGGAAGCGGCTTTAGCTAATTTGATGGCGGCCCAAAAATACGCCCAATCCCAAGCTGATCTCCAATCCCAAAGTTAA
- a CDS encoding heavy-metal-associated domain-containing protein, with the protein MTIQLTVPTIVCEACAAAVTKAVQNEDAQATVQVDVASKQVTITSAVTEELIRAAIASAGHEVE; encoded by the coding sequence ATGACCATTCAACTAACTGTACCCACCATAGTTTGTGAAGCCTGTGCCGCCGCCGTCACTAAAGCTGTGCAAAATGAGGATGCCCAAGCAACGGTGCAAGTGGATGTGGCCAGCAAGCAAGTTACCATCACCAGTGCGGTGACAGAGGAATTAATCCGGGCGGCGATCGCCTCGGCGGGGCATGAAGTTGAATGA
- the hpnA gene encoding hopanoid-associated sugar epimerase gives MADCFFVTGGTGFVGANLVRHLLAQGYQVRALVRASSRPDNLQNLPIDWVVGDLNDTDLHRQMQGCRGLFHVAAHYSLWQKDREALYHSNVLGTRNIIACAQKAGIERTVYTSSVAAIGVKETGESADETYQSPVEKLIGAYKQSKYWAEQEALAAAQQGQDIVIVNPSTPIGPWDIKPTPTGEIILRFLRRQMPAYVNTGLNLIDVRDVAAGHLLAWQKGKTALARGDRYILGHENISLQGILAHLSTITGLPAPKNTVPLWLPLAVAWVEEKVLAPLGRSPSVPMDGVKMSAQEMYYDAGKAARELGLPQSSIKQALADAVHWFQDQGYVEPQ, from the coding sequence ATGGCGGATTGTTTTTTTGTCACTGGGGGCACGGGTTTTGTTGGAGCCAATTTAGTCCGGCATCTGTTGGCCCAGGGTTATCAAGTAAGGGCTTTGGTGCGGGCTTCCAGTCGTCCCGATAATTTACAAAATTTACCTATCGATTGGGTGGTGGGGGATTTGAATGATACTGATCTCCATCGACAAATGCAGGGCTGTCGGGGCCTATTCCATGTGGCCGCCCACTATTCCCTTTGGCAAAAAGACCGGGAGGCTCTTTATCACAGCAATGTGTTAGGCACCAGAAATATCATTGCCTGTGCCCAGAAGGCAGGCATTGAGCGCACTGTCTACACCAGTTCCGTAGCGGCGATCGGAGTTAAAGAAACAGGAGAAAGCGCCGACGAAACCTATCAAAGTCCGGTGGAAAAATTAATTGGGGCTTACAAACAGTCGAAATATTGGGCGGAACAGGAGGCGTTGGCGGCGGCCCAGCAGGGACAGGATATTGTCATTGTTAACCCCAGCACCCCCATTGGCCCCTGGGATATTAAACCTACCCCCACGGGGGAAATAATTTTGCGGTTTCTGCGGCGACAAATGCCAGCTTACGTTAACACTGGTTTAAATTTAATTGACGTGCGGGATGTGGCGGCGGGGCATCTCCTAGCTTGGCAAAAGGGAAAAACTGCTCTTGCCAGGGGCGATCGATATATTCTGGGACACGAAAATATCAGTCTCCAGGGAATTTTGGCCCACCTATCCACCATTACCGGATTACCGGCCCCCAAAAATACAGTACCCCTTTGGCTACCCCTAGCGGTGGCCTGGGTGGAAGAAAAAGTTCTTGCTCCCCTGGGGCGATCGCCGTCGGTGCCCATGGACGGGGTTAAAATGTCTGCCCAAGAGATGTATTACGATGCTGGTAAAGCGGCGCGGGAATTGGGTCTGCCCCAGTCCTCCATTAAACAAGCCTTGGCCGATGCAGTGCATTGGTTTCAAGATCAGGGGTATGTTGAGCCGCAATAA
- a CDS encoding aspartoacylase: MINSAVRSLAIVGGVHGNERTGVEVVRRWQQKDFARYFPALKCHYFLANPRAIAANRRYIHQDLNRCFRPQDRKNPYLMGYEQLRARQLAHQISLAGIDFIVDLHTTTAAMGTTLILNCPHPLLLNLAAHLSAQDEEIRVLQYAPQKDLPYIRGLCELGLTIEFGPVPQGVYDQAAIAKTQRTLSRILAYIQALTSGNVSSVDNCTVYQQIETIDYPRDAQGQIVAEIAPHIRDYQAIKPGTPLFYHRRGNVTPYQGASTVYPVFIGEAAYVEKGIAMALTQRKTIAI, encoded by the coding sequence ATGATAAATTCAGCAGTTCGCTCCCTGGCCATTGTGGGGGGGGTGCATGGTAATGAACGAACAGGGGTGGAGGTGGTGCGTCGGTGGCAACAGAAAGATTTTGCTCGGTATTTTCCGGCATTGAAGTGTCATTATTTCTTGGCTAATCCCCGGGCGATCGCCGCTAATCGTAGGTATATTCACCAGGATCTGAACCGTTGTTTTCGGCCCCAAGACCGCAAAAACCCCTATCTGATGGGCTATGAGCAATTGCGGGCCCGGCAGTTGGCCCATCAAATTTCCCTGGCGGGCATTGATTTTATTGTGGATTTGCACACTACCACTGCGGCTATGGGCACCACTTTAATCCTAAACTGTCCCCATCCTCTACTCCTCAACCTAGCGGCCCACCTCAGCGCCCAGGATGAGGAAATTCGGGTGTTGCAGTACGCTCCCCAAAAAGATTTGCCCTATATTCGTGGCCTGTGTGAATTAGGTTTAACCATTGAGTTTGGCCCCGTGCCCCAGGGAGTTTATGACCAAGCGGCGATCGCCAAAACCCAAAGGACTTTAAGCAGGATTTTGGCCTATATCCAGGCATTGACATCCGGTAATGTGAGTTCGGTGGATAATTGCACCGTCTATCAACAAATAGAAACCATCGACTACCCCAGGGATGCCCAGGGGCAAATTGTGGCGGAAATTGCGCCCCATATCCGGGATTACCAGGCGATTAAACCAGGCACACCATTGTTTTACCATCGCCGAGGTAATGTCACTCCCTATCAGGGGGCTTCAACGGTTTATCCTGTCTTTATTGGCGAAGCGGCCTATGTGGAAAAAGGCATAGCCATGGCTTTAACTCAGCGGAAAACCATTGCTATTTGA
- a CDS encoding serine/threonine-protein kinase encodes MTPDSRHRRLLANRYQLVELVGSGAMGQVYRAEDKLLGGVTVAVKFLSQALLNPRMKERFEREATISALLGEKSIHIVRVRDYGLDEKEIPFYVMEYLQGENISDVIKYRPLKVERFLKVARQICFGLDCAHKGIIYQGEACPVVHRDIKPSNVLLVEDPALGELVKILDFGIAKLVQAAEESKTQAFMGTLAYCSPEQMEGKELDSRSDIYSLGVMMYEMLTGEMPLFPDNSSFGGWYEAHHHTKPHPFSARYKIPASLEALVMNCLAKSPKGRPQSVDVIIRAIDAIETEIKAPPISDTEKTQIAPHLLNSDMEATVVAQRGPGTAPEKRLPPVSELYKQLDWPSDKPKQKIVFPYVLNAAEGKLASLWVMLNQEDILTRMSSIRYNQFLLMTSPHPMVLWITVLYHREYGPRWLPCYLDLKTKSGQSFAQMLGESGTYWLLFFALENPTRCQHMLTATVAPNQCKLLKEWAQSSQSLPGGKPQVTKRLLKQELDRLKPKIEAKLSQVKPSFNKEVSGL; translated from the coding sequence ATGACCCCTGACTCCCGTCACCGCCGCTTATTGGCCAATCGCTATCAACTGGTTGAGTTGGTGGGCAGTGGGGCCATGGGCCAAGTTTACCGAGCGGAAGATAAGCTCCTTGGGGGAGTAACCGTCGCAGTCAAATTCCTTTCCCAAGCCCTGCTCAACCCCCGCATGAAGGAACGGTTTGAACGGGAAGCTACTATTTCAGCCCTATTGGGGGAAAAGAGTATCCACATTGTGCGTGTGCGGGATTACGGCCTGGACGAAAAGGAGATCCCTTTCTATGTCATGGAGTACCTCCAGGGGGAAAATATCAGTGACGTAATTAAATACCGACCCCTCAAGGTGGAACGCTTTTTAAAAGTAGCTAGGCAAATTTGCTTTGGCCTGGATTGTGCCCATAAGGGAATTATTTACCAAGGGGAAGCCTGCCCCGTTGTCCACCGGGATATTAAACCCAGTAACGTACTCTTGGTGGAGGACCCGGCCCTGGGAGAACTGGTTAAAATTCTCGATTTTGGTATTGCCAAACTAGTACAGGCAGCGGAGGAATCGAAAACCCAGGCCTTCATGGGTACCCTCGCCTATTGTTCCCCAGAGCAAATGGAAGGCAAGGAATTGGACAGTCGTTCAGACATCTATAGTCTGGGGGTGATGATGTACGAAATGCTAACGGGGGAAATGCCCCTGTTCCCCGACAATTCTTCCTTTGGGGGTTGGTACGAAGCCCATCACCACACTAAGCCCCATCCTTTCTCCGCCCGTTATAAAATTCCCGCTTCCCTCGAAGCCTTGGTGATGAACTGCCTGGCAAAAAGCCCCAAGGGTCGTCCCCAGTCAGTGGATGTGATTATCCGGGCGATCGATGCCATTGAAACAGAAATTAAAGCTCCCCCCATTTCCGATACAGAGAAAACCCAGATTGCGCCCCATTTACTCAACAGTGACATGGAAGCAACGGTGGTAGCTCAACGGGGCCCAGGGACGGCCCCAGAAAAACGGTTGCCGCCGGTAAGTGAACTCTATAAACAATTGGACTGGCCCTCCGACAAACCAAAACAGAAAATTGTTTTTCCCTATGTGCTCAACGCGGCGGAAGGAAAATTAGCTAGTTTGTGGGTGATGTTGAACCAAGAGGATATCCTCACCCGTATGTCTAGCATCCGCTACAACCAATTTTTGTTGATGACGTCCCCCCATCCCATGGTGCTCTGGATTACGGTGCTCTACCATCGGGAATATGGGCCTCGTTGGTTGCCTTGTTATCTAGATTTAAAGACTAAATCGGGCCAAAGTTTTGCCCAAATGTTGGGGGAATCCGGCACCTACTGGTTGCTGTTTTTTGCCTTGGAAAATCCTACTCGCTGTCAGCATATGTTGACCGCCACCGTTGCTCCTAATCAGTGTAAGCTGCTCAAGGAGTGGGCCCAGTCTAGTCAATCCTTGCCCGGTGGTAAACCCCAGGTAACTAAACGCTTACTCAAACAGGAGTTGGACCGGCTTAAACCTAAAATTGAGGCGAAATTGTCCCAGGTTAAGCCATCCTTCAATAAGGAAGTGTCGGGATTGTAG